ATATTCAAGCTCTACTACTACTAAAAACAGGTCGCTCCTACGGAGCTGCAAATATATTGCTTTTGTGAAATACTACAAACAGATTACTCCTACGGAGCTTTATTCAGGTTAGCTCCAGAGGAGCGACCTGTTTATTCTCTTTCTCACCTTCTCACCCTCTATTGGGGGATATTTGTATAAACCTATTTCACAGGTCGTAATTTTTTCTTCGTGTCCTTCGTGCTCTTCGTGGTTTATCCTTGATTTTCATCAAGGCAGGCTCTTGTTTACCCCATCCTTTTACCCAATTTGTGGGTAAGGATAAGCATCAAGGGAGGGGAAGCTCTTATGCCGACGCTGTCAGGACAAAAGGAGATGAAACTTAACCCATAGCACTAATCTGTAATGAGCTTACTTTTTTGACTTGATTTTGAGTAGATACAAGGGAGCTAAATAGATTGAAAACAACTCGACGACCCGCCCGCGGGTGCCCCGAACCCGAAACCCGAAACTTAAGAGTAGCCGCTATCCTCCAGGCCCGGATGGGATCGATCAGGCTGCCGGGTAAGTGTATGGCTGATATAGTTGGGCATCCTCTCCTTTTTCACGTGGTGGAGAGATTAAAACGGATCAAAGGAGTGGATGATATCGTTATCGCTACCTCTACCCTGGAGGAAGATAAAATTATCTTGGAAAAAGCGGCCGCTTGGGGAGTATCATCCTTTGCCGGAAGCGCCGATGATGTCCTGGCCAGATATGTCGAGGCGGCCAGAGGGATTGGCGCTTCAATAATTATCCGAGCTACCGGCGACAACCCCCTGTTTTGTCCTGAGTCCCTTTCTCATGCCCTGGCCAGGCATATCAAAAAGGAGGCGGATTATACCTTTATGGAGGATTTCCCTTTAGGCACCGGATTTTCCTGTGTGGCCATGAAAGCCCTTCTTAGAATCCATAATATCCTGGATGAACTTCATTATCATCGAGAGCATGTAACATCTTTTATCCATGCCCAACCAGAGGATTTTAGAATAGAGAAACTGCAAGCCCCTCCCTGCCTGAGACGGCCTGAGCTCAGGCTGACGGTGGATACAGAGGAGGATCTATCTCTAATGCGGGAGATTTATAAGAGGCTCTACCGGCCAGGAGAAATAATCGATCTTAAGGAGGTAATAAAACTCTTAGATGCTGAGCCTGAATTAGCCTTGATAAATGCCCATATTAGACAAAAAAAGCCGGAGAATAAAGATGCGGATCGTCTTCAGGGTTGATGCCGACCATAAGATTGGGATGGGGCATCTGGTGCGTTGCCTGGCCCTGGCGGCTCAACTTAAGCAAAAGATAGGGGCAGAGATTACCTTTGTCACCTCCACGGAACGGGAGGTCAGGCATAAAGTTGAGCAAGCCGGATATGGTCTGGCGGTGGTCTCATCTAAATTCGATCTGCCCTCTGATCTGAAGGGGGATATTATCCTGACCGAGATCAGGGACACGGAACTTCCTTATATGCAGGAATTAAGGACAAGAGGCCAGGTTCTGGTCACCTTTGATGACCTTGGCCAAGGTCGGTATGCGGCAGATTTGGTAGTCGATGCTAACCTTGACCCGGAGGAAGACCAGGATAGATTACAGATGGCGCACCTACTTCGTGGGTACCCGGGATGGCGGAATGGGACGAAGCTCCCCCGGTATCTGCTTGGACCGGATTATATCATCCTGAGAGAGGACTTTACTCGACTGGCTGACCAGCCTCGAAAGATCAATCCGGCTGTTAAGAAGATCCTGGTGAGTATGGGTGGAAGTGATCCGAATAACTTAACCGCCAAAGTGCTTCAAGCTCTTTCAAATTGCAATTCGCAATCCGCCATCCAAAATCCGCCATTAGAAGTCGATGTGGTTATTGGCCCGGCTTTTGAGAGCGAGAAGGATTTTAGAGACTATCTGGGCCAGACTCGAAACCTGGATTTTCGGTTCAGAAGGGGGGTGACTGCCATCCATAATTTAATGTGGGAAGCCGACTTAGCCATTGCTTCGGCGGGGGTGACGATGTATGAACTGGCCTGTTGTGGTACGCCGGCTGTAATTCTGGCTCAGGATAGTGTGCAGGTCAAAAATACCAGGCCCTTTTCTAAGGCCGGGGCAATAGTCAACCTGGGCGTAGGCACTCAGGTGAAAGAGGCGGAATTGGCCAGGGTGATTATGGACTTGATCTCGGATGAATCCACCAGATGGCGGATGAGTAAAGCCGGCAGATGCCTGGTAGATGGGAGGGGATTGTCCAGAGTGATTAAAGAAATAGAGAGACGTAGGGGCGAATAATTATTCGCCCCTACGTCTTT
The nucleotide sequence above comes from bacterium. Encoded proteins:
- a CDS encoding glycosyltransferase family protein, which produces MKTTRRPARGCPEPETRNLRVAAILQARMGSIRLPGKCMADIVGHPLLFHVVERLKRIKGVDDIVIATSTLEEDKIILEKAAAWGVSSFAGSADDVLARYVEAARGIGASIIIRATGDNPLFCPESLSHALARHIKKEADYTFMEDFPLGTGFSCVAMKALLRIHNILDELHYHREHVTSFIHAQPEDFRIEKLQAPPCLRRPELRLTVDTEEDLSLMREIYKRLYRPGEIIDLKEVIKLLDAEPELALINAHIRQKKPENKDADRLQG
- the pseG gene encoding UDP-2,4-diacetamido-2,4,6-trideoxy-beta-L-altropyranose hydrolase — encoded protein: MRIVFRVDADHKIGMGHLVRCLALAAQLKQKIGAEITFVTSTEREVRHKVEQAGYGLAVVSSKFDLPSDLKGDIILTEIRDTELPYMQELRTRGQVLVTFDDLGQGRYAADLVVDANLDPEEDQDRLQMAHLLRGYPGWRNGTKLPRYLLGPDYIILREDFTRLADQPRKINPAVKKILVSMGGSDPNNLTAKVLQALSNCNSQSAIQNPPLEVDVVIGPAFESEKDFRDYLGQTRNLDFRFRRGVTAIHNLMWEADLAIASAGVTMYELACCGTPAVILAQDSVQVKNTRPFSKAGAIVNLGVGTQVKEAELARVIMDLISDESTRWRMSKAGRCLVDGRGLSRVIKEIERRRGE